The stretch of DNA aggggcagcaacccaacaacaggttgtccgattcacctgaaaaattcagggcagatagatcttgacctgatgaacatttttaccacagtcagatttgctctaaatgctttggtttttgagttataagccaaaaactgcattttacccctatgttctatttttagctgtggcggccatcttggttggttggcggggtcacgccacacaatttctaaactagataccccaatgatgattatggccaagtttggattaatttggcccagcagtttcagaggagaagatttttgtaaaagataactaagatctacaaaaaatggttaaaaattgactataaagggcaataactcttaaaggggtcatttgaccatttccgtcatattaacttatttgtaaatcttactttgctgaacattattgctgtttacagtttatctctatctataataatattcaagataataaccaaaaacagcaaaatttccttaaaattaccaatttaggggcagcaaccaaacaactggttgtctgattcatctgaaaatttcagggcagatagatcttgacctgatgaacatttttacccctgtcagatttgctctaaatgctttggtttttgagttataagccaaaaactgcattttacccctatgttctatttttagccgtggcggccatcttggttggttggcagggtcacgctacacaatttctaaactagataccccaatgatgattatggccaagtttggattaatttggcccaacagtttcagaggagaagatttttgtaaaagttaacgacgacggacgcaggacgacggacgacgatggacgacgccggacgccggacgccaagtgatgagaaaagctcacttggcccttcgggccaggtgagctaaaaacaagaaacgagaaacacatataaattacataaacaaacgacaactactgtacatcagattcctgacttaggacaggtgcaaacatttgcagggtgattaaacattttaatggtaccaaaccttctccctttttctgaaacaatagtataacatcacaacatagaaaaacacacaataaaatatcaattggaaggcttaactcaatcaaaaaacataaattaacaataacTTTTGGCATAATCTACACATTTTTTTAGtgtcatttatttaatatttacagGAACATCCTACTCCTGAATTacttttaattacaaaaaaatgagacatgattttacacacacaaaatttGTCCTTTCATTTTCACTTGTTTAAAGGAAACAACTCTCAAAATTTCCAAAGTTCAGGAGATATCATCTCATACCAAAACCATGATTGATATCAGGTCTTTGGAAAGGTAATCAAAAAGaaattggcaaaaaaaaaaaaaatgatttttttttatatatgtttgtttgtgtATTGTCCTCTGGATTTTGATGTTTGATAAGTGACGTCGTCTTTCAACATAGTTAGTTGTGTTACCTACTACCTAATATCtctattttacaaaatgttccTTTGTTTTTAATGACTGATATTTTCACTTCTCAGCACAGTTGAGTGCTATGAAAAAATATTGCTAGAAACGTAAGGCCGCACATGctcattgtcaatgaaattaacaacatcatcataggtaaaatagcgataaaccaAAGTTCTTGAAAGAAAAATACCCCTGGTGGTCCTTGAGGGAAATATGCTGGTATTCACTATTATTTCTTAAGCAAAATACTGAAATTGTGCCACTCCTTTGCAAATTTTGGTGGTCGAAACCATAGGACAACCACTTTTTGAGAACTCtggataaacagattatcatttcTCATCTCAACTtaattgcttttctcactttctcCATACCTGCTCAAGCGataaaatcaatcttgttgagatgatcaacgataatctataattatctagCATTCCCTACATGTGTTTTTTGTCATTTATCTGATGGCACTATCTACAAATACatattctctaatttttgtgctattttctcATTTCCTGAccagtgtgagaaaaatatttctcctcactagtgaaaaatctgttctctgcaaatgattggttgaaatttaattgtgacgttaaattttcttgttttcttctgaattttctaattgtgatgtcatgaaaaaaggcggccatgcctgatgacgtcacatcaaaagtacacaactttactcaaatctttgaaaaggaaggataaaaatcataaaagaaacagattccaccactgtaacttgTGTAGATGAATTACTGTTAGGGGAAACAAACATAAGTCGAAACAATGTTTTCTTCTCATCTTAAGTATTTTAGGAAACTGTAGAGAAATTCTGTAATCAGTGTATATAGTCTATATTACCTTGTGTCAGTATAACAACCATCAGACTTGGGAAATATCCATTTAATCTGCCATAAAATAGTTTgagatctataaaaaaaaatgttaaaggtAATGAACATATCTTCCATTATTTATGTATCAATGTACATGATGTGTCAGACTAActttgtcaattattttttgcagtatcatttaaggtggtacctaacactacagggagataactctgtaaaatcagctaaacgttttaattatgttgtgttttaagggaatattaagcttctcaatgatcaaaatatgtgtttgtcaaattgctatataaccagtgtaatttttctgataaaacggttggttcaaattttttgaaattttcatatttttgtcaaagggtcaaagtaaatacgagccaaattaattttagtgaaggtgttaggtaccaccttaaggagcATCTAAAAATTTTGAATATAATATGCATAGGATGTACtaatcaaatattcattataAATAGTTATGAATGATTGTTTGAATTTTGAGTACAACTTTAGAAAATGAAAGAAAGTTTAAGCCTTGTATAGTTTATCAAAGAAATCTAATTAGGATTTTTTATCACACTTAAGCTTGCTTCAATAATAAATTCACCAAACCTGAAATTGTATGTTGttgcattattttttcttttatccATTGGATATGGCATAATCTGTAGGTCTATTTTTCTTCTCTTTGCTTGTTTGTGAAGTTCTCTTAGctgtaaaaacaacaaaaacaaatcaatcaaCCATGTGATACAATGGTTTTGTCTGCAAGATGGAAAACTAaattagcatatatatatatatattcatgtcatGTAGAAGAATAGGTGCAAGTTTGGTAGAAATAGTTCAAAATACTAAAATATTCTTATAAAAATGTATTGCGTCTTAGCACTattaaaaactgcaaacaaattatAAGCATGTCAATTGAAAAAGAATACAACATTAAAGTAAGTAAAATTAGCAGAGGCAGATCCAGcctttaaaagggggggggggggggggggggttgtgtCCCAACCAGAGATACAGGGGGTTCTAACCCCCAGAATCCttcccctggatccaccactgataaGTGTTGTATTTTGTGTTAGAAAACTATTGTAATCCAAAGTATGTAAACTGCAATAGCACAGAAACATATTGGGAGTTCACcatcacagaaaaaaaacaaaagttttcccATCTGAATTTTTGAATATAATATGCATAAGACGTACTATTCAAATATTCATTATAATTAGTTTTTGAATGATTGAATTTTTCTTTTACAACACAGTATTAACTTTCTATATTCCTGATGTAACATTGGTGAAAAGGTgtatataattttgtaattttactgaAACTAAAATCATAAGAATTTTAATTTCTGTAACACAaatcagtaaatatattttcttcaatAAATGCGGATTTATTGAATTCAATTTTGAATTCATATTTACACAACTTATGTCAGATTTTCAAGCCAGAAGCCTCACatcttaaattttaaattcaGTGGACTCTTAGATAACACTTTGTttcatgaaatgtttttattggCAAGGGGTGTCAGTCTGGCACTAATTATTGGATGAAAAAGTGTTTAATTGGCTAAAATTGAGGTTTTGTTACTGTTAATATTTCTTTTGGAATTCATATTTCTAAGTATTTAGTCTTGTCTTAATAGCATCTgcttttgtccttttttttgttCAATGTTCTAAATAGTCCATATAATACTTTACTTACAAAATTTGGTTTCTCTCGCTTCCTCTTCAACTCATCTCTTGTTGTGTTGTCTTTTTTCCTACCAGCATCTTCTAAAAATCTGTAATCTGttcatcaaatacatgtatattatcatTATAGTcacgttttagattttaatttggCTTCAAACAATATATGTGAgaaattttaatttcatgaaataaGGATGAAGTACCTATGTTAAAAATATCATGTCCATTATTTTAAACACAAAACAGAAGAAGTGCATTCATGCATTTCTTCCTAAATTGAAGTTTAACATCACCACAAAATGTCATGCCAATTCAGAAACTAAAGACTTAATCATTTACTTTTCATATTGCTAGTGAAATTATCTCCCCTACATGATGTCAGACCTCACTATCATTTTCCTTCAGGTATATGTTCATGTAGTGTATTACCTTTGTgcaaagtttctttaaaaaatcatatacCGTTATTCTGATATGATTACTCTGTCAGCTGACTGCCTTTTCTAGGACTTGCTGGGGATGTGAGACATCCCAAGCAAGACACCCAAAAAAATCTCAAATGtccggtgcattacgtttgcgcgcattaccattacatttgcgcgcaaaaatcattacgtttgcgcgcagcttttgattacaattgcgcgcatttttttgacaggtaaactcaggtaaaatacaggtaataatatttatttatttataattagttcTATTATTTACAAGTATAAGTACTCATTCCGTTAGTCTTGGCCCCCTACTCATCATGAGGTGGAAGTAGGATTTCGAGCAAGATAAGTCCGTTTTATTATGCACATGCACTTAATCCTAGAAATATGTacagataaaaatgttaaaatgcttAAACATAGCTAATCATAAAGGTAAAAGTATTGATAATTTCATTACTTTACGTGTAGGTACGTGTCGAAACTCCATAGTTTGCGTCTTGGTGCAACTTTACAAACTAACTTAaattatttactaattttaaaaacgaTCACTATTCGTTTAAACTACGGAGTTTATAATGATCAATTTATAATTGGTTTTataattcaatatgaacaatatatagtttgaattaagaaatattttcaaaattaacaattgatagtcatatttattatgaaaataaaaaaaatatatagtcaattataatttaatttaatttttatttatatttttacctgagtttacctgtaaaatgaatgcgcgcaaacgtaaaacattttaatccccaaatgcgcgcaaacgtagtgcgccccaAATGTCAGAGCCAAATGCCAGAGCAATCTCAGACTAGAAGTCACCAAACTATTTAGGCTTTACCCATAATAGATTCATGGATAGACAGAAAGACAAATGAGTTAATTCAGATGTGCACCTAATCTTTGTTTTCagagaaaataatttataaacaattCATATGCTTTACTGTTGAATATTCTACCTGACATTCTACTCATGTAATATATGCAATATGTCCAACTATGTTTGGAgtattgaaatatttaatgatgtacatgtcagtcttgcaggttttattttacctttctTGTTTAATCATCAATGATTTTGCTAGTCTTTCTGCTCAACAGAATCTAGAATACAAAATAATAGCACTTCAGCACTTACCATTCAGGAGATTTCGATCATCAAATTGTTTAATCTCCACAAAAGCTGTCTTGTCCCTTAGTCCACTACAGTCATTGGCACTTTTATGTTGTTTAACACATTTTAATGAACAACTTGCCACCAAGCATTTTGGACACTTATACTTTGCAACACACTCAGAGCATACCTCAcactttctgaaaaaaatataaaatatatgcgACTTGTAATATTCAAGACGAAAAAACATTCAATACATACTTTCCCAAAAAATATGTATATCGAGTAGTTAtaaatgaattgattttttttttaaatgtaggaGCACAAACTATAGGATAAAGGCATCAAATTTTGCATTTAATTTTACATCTTTTCTGATGTTCTcttttaattaatgttttatggcatttcattaatattttgttttcctgGTATCGGTTCTAGTGAAAAGTTACTGTTCATCATTActtgacatatttatttttttaaaccactatcagtcttttttatatataaaaatagttGCTTTCATTCTGTTTTCAGCAAGATTTTCAAATTTCAGTTCTTACCAGAtcgaaatattcatttttaaaatcttgTCCTGCTGATCAATACAGCTAATTACAGTTCCTCTACAAAAGGTTTTAACATAAATGAATGAAATTGTCAATGAAGGGAAATAAATCTTGATAGAAATCGAGTGACAATTTCTGTCATTTTACTTATTCACAGATTTTGTCTAGCTGTCAGATcctttttgttagtttttatctATTATACATTCTATGGTGCCTCAGTtgctgagtggtctaagtagttactactgtaatcactagccagtcaacactgatgttgtgagttcgaatcaGCTCGTGCGAGCGCACTtgactcaaatcttaattgactaggattgtcagttttcctatcaaaggtcgtTGTTTTTtggggcactccggcttcctccaccaataaaaactggccgccacaaaatagcctaaatgcagtgcttaaaagtggcgttaaaacaccaaaaatcagaAATCAAATCATACATTTTATAGCATTGAGAATaaaaacagggaatgtgtcaaagagacagtaatccaaccaaagagcagaaaacagtccaaGGCCACAATATATAGGTCTTCCAACTCAGCGATTAAATCACTCACTTACAtgatggggttaaacatgttttgtgagatctcaaccttttGAGTGTGTGCATGCAAAACACATTTCTTGGTAGAGAGGtttaaaaacagcacaaacaacattttccgaaagaacaaaaagtgaaaaagtatattgcaacaaaacacatttgactagTAGGTCAAACACCAGATGTTCtaaaaccctgctgactgccattggcaatTGTCAAATAAAAGAATCACCAGATGTTACGATAAACTTGTGGAAAAGAAGGTCTACACAGACAAAAGGTGCAAAAATTAGTACACCGTATCTGGATTTTAAagtaatgtctcttcagtgatgttagggtcCAAACACTGTCTTGGGTAAGGGGAGGGTAGAGTACCTGCTATCACTTTAACCATGCCACATTTGTATATGCCTGTCCAAAGtaaggatcctgtaattcaggtTGTTGTTTTCTGCTGTACATCATACTTGTTTTTCATTCCTTTTTTATGCATCAATCAAGTTATTGGTTTActtgtttgaatattttacatcTTGTCATGTCAAGGCCTTTTATCACTTGCTACTAGGGAACTGACATTGTTTATCACCTTAATAACCTGTTACactattcttttatttatatttcaatgtatttttgaattttacttcaactgtttagtctgtttatggtgatatccatttgagtCTACTTTTGCATCCCatcattgatttatttttctatGGTAATTTTTGAACTCtttgttttttcaattttgctaatGTACTTTGtctacaggggcggatccagccgttttaaaaaggggggttcaaaacCCAGGACAAAGGAGGGGTTTTAACTATACTTCCCCATTCAAATGAATTGATcggtcaaaaaaaggggggttccaaccccccagAACCCCCCCCGATCCGCCAATGGTATATatgcatttttgtgtttctttgatacatatgatgttactctgtacttatacattccatcattgtgttattgtgccatggtaaactttgtattcttttctttcatttttgctagtgagctttgtctatatatatgcctttttgtgcttctttgtaacatatttgtttgtttttatagtatcaGATTAAGATTatgacacaatgttgactgctgtacccctatttacctattatatctgtttgacAATGTTGTCATATAATGGAATTTGCAACTGTTACACAAGTtacaggtttagctagctataaaaacaggtttcatccacaattttctaaacaagaaaatgcctgtatcaagtaaggaatatgaccattgttatccattcatttaatgtatttgaacttttgattttgccatttggttagggactttccgttttgaattttcctcagagttcagtatttttgtgatttgatttttatgctttatatatagtatgtgtttttctcattgttgaaagttgGTCACTAACTTTTACGTTTTCTGGTCTTTTGTTACTGATTTTCGATTGTTTGGTGTATTGTTAATTTAACTCTTTATCAAAATAagaaattatttccctttatttttggtttaaaagaacatttatttgtcTTAAGTGCTTTGTTTCAGTGTTCTTAAGATGATCTATAGCTTTAAGCTTGTACATTGTATTTAAGTTTgagcaaaaccacaaaatcagataTACATGGAAATACTTAActtccttaaggatgtacttaggtgaggttttggaatttgtgtcaaatgttcagaatccttggtgtttttccatacaatacaatgtaaaatattttgccccataacacccatttattttttcatataacacttaatagctcatgaaaggtaatttaccaaaattttagaagattcttaattttctttcttttgttttgagacctaataataccaatgcaaaaataaggtaaaagtcagagtcagccttttcgggccattttttaaatctcaaatatctcgaaaaggaggtccatgacctatcaatatttttagcttatttttatccttgattgatgctctaccagcttatagtatcaattttaacttctt from Mytilus galloprovincialis chromosome 2, xbMytGall1.hap1.1, whole genome shotgun sequence encodes:
- the LOC143062820 gene encoding box C/D snoRNA protein 1-like, with amino-acid sequence MFGISLAFSVHYLRNQAKRACGMSRMGKCEVCSECVAKYKCPKCLVASCSLKCVKQHKSANDCSGLRDKTAFVEIKQFDDRNLLNDYRFLEDAGRKKDNTTRDELKRKREKPNFLRELHKQAKRRKIDLQIMPYPMDKRKNNATTYNFRSQTILWQIKWIFPKSDGCYTDTRVTEKSIFKYLLKKYIDPTESDPVYRQKLKEYTKKGIDECNLYMKVEGHPANDLRYYMLDKDKSILDNLEGITVVEYPIIYVEFGDCSQYTLMEKGTNG